From one Amycolatopsis sp. FDAARGOS 1241 genomic stretch:
- a CDS encoding DEAD/DEAH box helicase, which translates to MEFGADTQATYLPSDPPREGVLALWGDEVAGDTAIELVLPGGGKFTRTKVSARLVPLARAIPRLLVVPDDVSPAVAAWSAAVNAGVNLVARGRLRPALTPGGVGSWRVGPLDAADEELLRGLASALPPEAHALPLSGVKRIRLHSPESLVRALWDAAADVLVRSPAASVGAGGPAFAAAEPTLIGPDGAAWLTELEARGPHGAQLILRIEVREEDRFAGVLAVRSALEPSLVVEAATLWEAPDAVLERLGDQVETQLLLGLRRGARAWPPLGRVLAEAAPTELQLTDDDVVDLLGDGGRELGGAGIEVLWPKDLFAGEVRAKAGATQAPASEAGPAFPLTGLLEFRWRLSLGGAELTDDEVAALAEAKRPLVRLRGQWVKLDPGLLARVRARRDRKLTGAEALAAALTGELELDGERVEFAAQPALAGLVERLRSRAPEPVAAPAGLVATLRPYQLAGVGWLATMTDLGLGACLADDMGLGKTIQLIALHLHRRTLGAGPTLVVCPTSLLGNWEREFAKFAPEVPVRRFHGGGRHLDDLARDEVVLATYGVVRRDRATLSEVDWGLVAADEAQHVKNPLSATAKELRKVPATARVALTGTPVENRLTELWSLLDWTTPGLLGPLDRFRRTVARPIERDRDKAATERLATTVRPFLLRRRKTDPDIAPELPRKTETDRFVPLTAEQTTLYEAVVRENLAQIREAQGVQRRGQVLKLLTELKQICNHPAQFLKEGGGVLSGRSGKLAAFEELLDVILDEGDSVLVFSQYVRLCRLLERRLTERGLPVALLSGEVGPKRRDELVASFQSGEVPVFLLSLKAGGVGLNLTRATHVIHYDRWWNPAVEDQATDRAYRIGQDRPVQVHRLIAEGTLEERIAAVLESKRGLAEAVVGAGEDWITELSDDELADLVRLGGG; encoded by the coding sequence GTGGAGTTCGGCGCAGACACCCAGGCCACCTACCTCCCCTCGGATCCGCCGCGGGAGGGCGTGCTCGCGCTCTGGGGCGACGAGGTCGCGGGGGACACCGCGATCGAGCTCGTGCTGCCCGGCGGCGGGAAGTTCACGCGCACGAAGGTGTCGGCGCGGCTCGTGCCGCTCGCGCGGGCGATCCCTCGGCTGCTGGTGGTGCCCGACGACGTCAGCCCGGCCGTCGCCGCGTGGTCGGCCGCCGTGAACGCGGGGGTGAACCTCGTGGCGCGCGGCCGGTTGCGGCCCGCGCTCACGCCCGGTGGCGTCGGTTCGTGGCGCGTGGGCCCGCTCGACGCGGCCGACGAGGAACTGCTGCGGGGGCTGGCGTCGGCGCTGCCGCCGGAGGCACACGCGCTCCCGCTCTCGGGGGTGAAGCGCATCCGCCTGCATTCGCCGGAGTCGCTGGTGCGGGCGCTGTGGGACGCGGCTGCCGACGTGCTCGTGCGCAGCCCGGCCGCCTCCGTCGGGGCGGGCGGGCCGGCGTTCGCGGCGGCGGAGCCCACGCTGATCGGGCCGGACGGCGCGGCGTGGCTCACCGAGCTGGAAGCCCGTGGCCCGCACGGCGCGCAGCTGATCCTGCGGATCGAGGTCCGCGAGGAAGACCGGTTCGCCGGCGTGCTCGCCGTGCGGTCCGCGCTCGAGCCGAGCCTGGTCGTCGAAGCCGCGACGCTGTGGGAGGCGCCCGACGCAGTGCTGGAGCGGCTCGGCGACCAGGTGGAGACGCAACTGCTGCTCGGCCTGCGCCGCGGGGCGCGGGCGTGGCCGCCGCTCGGGCGGGTGCTCGCGGAGGCGGCGCCGACGGAGCTGCAGCTGACCGACGACGACGTCGTGGACCTGCTCGGCGACGGCGGCCGTGAGCTCGGGGGCGCGGGCATCGAAGTGCTGTGGCCCAAGGACCTCTTCGCCGGCGAGGTCCGCGCGAAGGCCGGCGCGACGCAGGCGCCGGCGAGCGAGGCGGGACCGGCTTTCCCGTTGACCGGACTGCTGGAGTTCCGCTGGCGCCTCTCGCTCGGCGGCGCCGAGCTGACCGACGACGAGGTGGCCGCGCTGGCCGAGGCCAAGCGTCCGCTGGTGCGCTTGCGCGGCCAGTGGGTGAAGCTCGACCCGGGCCTGCTCGCGCGGGTCCGGGCCCGGCGCGACCGCAAGCTCACGGGTGCCGAGGCGCTGGCCGCTGCGCTCACGGGCGAACTGGAGCTCGACGGGGAACGCGTCGAGTTCGCCGCGCAACCCGCGCTCGCCGGGCTGGTGGAGCGGCTGCGCTCGCGCGCGCCCGAACCGGTCGCGGCGCCCGCCGGTCTGGTGGCGACGCTGCGCCCGTACCAGCTCGCGGGCGTCGGCTGGCTCGCGACGATGACGGACCTGGGCCTCGGCGCGTGCCTGGCCGACGACATGGGCCTGGGCAAGACGATCCAGCTCATCGCGCTGCACCTGCACCGGCGCACGCTCGGGGCCGGGCCGACCCTCGTGGTCTGCCCGACCTCGCTGCTGGGCAACTGGGAGCGCGAATTCGCGAAGTTCGCGCCCGAAGTGCCCGTGCGCCGCTTCCACGGCGGCGGCCGGCACCTCGACGACCTGGCGCGCGACGAGGTCGTGCTCGCCACGTACGGCGTGGTGCGCCGCGACCGCGCGACGTTGTCCGAAGTGGACTGGGGACTCGTCGCCGCCGACGAGGCGCAGCACGTGAAGAACCCGTTGTCCGCCACCGCGAAGGAGCTGCGGAAGGTGCCGGCCACGGCGCGCGTGGCGCTCACCGGAACGCCGGTGGAAAACCGGCTCACGGAACTGTGGTCCCTGCTGGACTGGACGACCCCGGGCCTGCTCGGCCCGCTCGACCGGTTCCGCCGCACGGTCGCGCGGCCGATCGAACGCGACCGCGACAAGGCCGCCACCGAGCGCCTGGCGACCACCGTGCGCCCGTTTCTGTTGCGGCGCCGCAAAACCGACCCAGACATCGCGCCGGAGCTGCCGCGCAAGACCGAGACGGACCGGTTCGTCCCGCTCACCGCGGAGCAGACCACGTTGTACGAGGCTGTGGTGCGGGAGAACCTGGCGCAGATCCGCGAGGCCCAGGGTGTGCAGCGGCGCGGGCAGGTGCTGAAGCTGCTCACCGAGCTCAAGCAGATCTGCAACCACCCGGCCCAGTTCCTCAAGGAGGGCGGCGGGGTCCTCAGCGGACGGTCGGGCAAGCTCGCCGCGTTCGAGGAGCTGCTCGACGTGATCCTCGACGAGGGCGACAGCGTTCTGGTGTTCAGCCAGTACGTGCGGCTGTGCCGGCTGCTGGAGCGCCGGCTCACCGAGCGCGGGCTGCCCGTCGCGCTGCTCTCGGGTGAGGTCGGGCCGAAGCGGCGCGACGAGCTCGTGGCGTCGTTCCAGTCCGGTGAGGTGCCGGTGTTCCTGCTCTCGCTCAAGGCCGGCGGTGTCGGGCTCAACCTGACGCGGGCGACGCACGTGATCCACTACGACCGCTGGTGGAACCCGGCCGTGGAGGACCAGGCGACCGACCGTGCGTACCGGATCGGGCAGGACCGGCCCGTGCAGGTCCACCGGCTCATCGCCGAAGGCACGCTGGAGGAGCGGATCGCGGCCGTGCTGGAGTCGAAGCGCGGGCTCGCCGAGGCCGTAGTGGGCGCGGGCGAGGACTGGATCACGGAGCTGTCCGACGACGAACTCGCCGACCTCGTGCGGCTCGGCGGTGGGTGA
- the kstR gene encoding cholesterol catabolism transcriptional regulator KstR produces MPGKAKAPAAKARTGLGTIGDELGSAAQRDRRRRIIDATLQLASKGGYDAVQMRAVAEKADVALGTLYRYFPSKIHLLVSGLARQFERAQEKLERAPIPGETPAERLMFVLGRNTRLMQRDPHLTEAMVRAFMFADTSAAAEVELVGRLMEDMFAQAMGIAEPTESDRDIFHVVADVWMSNLVAWVTRRASAADVAHRLELSVHLLLDK; encoded by the coding sequence ATGCCGGGCAAGGCGAAGGCTCCGGCGGCGAAGGCGCGCACCGGACTGGGCACGATCGGCGACGAGCTCGGGTCGGCGGCCCAGCGCGACCGCCGGCGCCGCATCATCGACGCCACGCTCCAGCTGGCCTCAAAGGGCGGCTACGACGCCGTCCAGATGCGCGCGGTCGCGGAGAAGGCCGACGTCGCGCTGGGCACGCTGTACCGCTACTTCCCGTCGAAGATCCACCTGCTCGTATCCGGCCTGGCGCGGCAGTTCGAGCGGGCGCAGGAGAAGCTGGAACGCGCGCCGATCCCCGGTGAGACGCCCGCGGAACGCCTGATGTTCGTGCTGGGCCGCAACACGCGCCTCATGCAGCGCGACCCGCACCTCACCGAGGCGATGGTGCGCGCGTTCATGTTCGCCGACACGTCGGCCGCCGCCGAGGTCGAACTCGTCGGGCGGCTGATGGAGGACATGTTCGCGCAGGCCATGGGCATCGCCGAACCCACGGAGTCCGATCGCGACATCTTCCACGTGGTCGCCGACGTGTGGATGTCGAACCTCGTCGCGTGGGTCACCCGCCGCGCCTCGGCCGCCGACGTCGCGCACCGGCTGGAGCTGTCCGTGCACCTGCTGCTGGACAAGTAG
- a CDS encoding TIGR03557 family F420-dependent LLM class oxidoreductase, with translation MTDVQIGLAAALEQFSPRESIRLAKAAEERGFSGQMAADHFQPWVPQQGEASFVWSVLASLAENTTGDLGPGVTCPSFRLHPAMVAQAAATLEATYPGRTWLGIGSGEALNEHIIGGYWPEAPERVRRMFEALEVIRKLFTGKDVKHNGEFFKLHTTRLWTLPDTPPPVYIASAGPYTSRKTGELADGLITPGASIDKLAGIVENFNAGAKKAGKNGDEMPKLLQVHLSWAEDEQDAWDNAMDQWPNGGMKFPKADIRSPFDFAQMAKLVRREDFEGRMVISSDPDVHRASLQKYIDAGFNRIYIHNVGRNQDQFLDVFGSQVLPKLTA, from the coding sequence GTGACTGACGTGCAAATCGGGCTGGCGGCTGCGCTGGAGCAGTTCTCGCCGCGTGAGTCGATCAGGCTGGCGAAGGCGGCCGAGGAGCGGGGTTTTTCGGGGCAGATGGCGGCGGATCACTTCCAGCCGTGGGTGCCGCAGCAGGGTGAGGCCTCGTTCGTGTGGAGCGTGCTGGCGTCGCTGGCCGAGAACACCACCGGTGACCTCGGGCCCGGGGTGACGTGCCCGTCGTTCCGGCTGCACCCGGCGATGGTCGCCCAGGCCGCCGCGACCCTGGAGGCCACGTACCCGGGCCGGACGTGGCTGGGGATCGGGTCGGGGGAGGCGCTCAACGAGCACATCATCGGCGGCTACTGGCCCGAGGCCCCGGAGCGGGTACGGCGGATGTTCGAGGCGCTGGAGGTGATCCGGAAGCTGTTCACCGGCAAGGACGTCAAGCACAACGGCGAGTTCTTCAAGCTGCACACCACGCGCCTGTGGACGTTGCCCGACACTCCGCCGCCGGTCTACATCGCCTCGGCCGGCCCCTACACCTCGCGCAAGACCGGGGAGCTGGCCGACGGGCTGATCACGCCGGGCGCCTCGATCGACAAGCTGGCCGGGATCGTGGAGAACTTCAACGCCGGGGCGAAGAAGGCCGGCAAGAACGGCGACGAGATGCCCAAGCTGCTGCAGGTGCACCTGTCCTGGGCCGAAGACGAGCAGGACGCGTGGGACAACGCGATGGACCAGTGGCCCAACGGGGGTATGAAGTTCCCCAAGGCCGACATCCGATCCCCGTTCGACTTCGCCCAGATGGCGAAACTGGTGCGGCGGGAGGACTTCGAGGGCCGCATGGTCATCTCCTCCGACCCCGACGTGCACCGCGCCTCGCTGCAGAAGTACATCGACGCCGGCTTCAACCGCATCTACATCCACAACGTCGGCCGCAACCAGGACCAGTTCCTCGACGTGTTCGGCTCTCAGGTGCTGCCGAAGCTCACCGCCTGA
- a CDS encoding LLM class F420-dependent oxidoreductase: protein MRFGIFSFVTDEGIRPDALARGVEERGFDSLFVGEHSHIPADRQSPYPAGGELPRMYYRMYDPFVALTAAASVTSTLLLGTGVALLAQRDPIQTAKEVASLDHLSGGRVLFGVGAGWNLEEMRDHGTDPDTRGRLLDERLDAMKQLWTAEEATFHGEFTHFDRAVAYPKPVQAPHPPIYIGGNSKYAARRAGRHGGVWMPNSVVVPERVGKLMALRDEVAPGAPVSVFAVGTKNEALLEAYVEAGVERITILLGTRPEAETLSRLDALVKVVEKYR from the coding sequence ATGAGGTTCGGGATCTTCAGCTTCGTCACGGACGAAGGCATCCGGCCCGACGCGCTCGCGCGCGGGGTCGAGGAACGCGGGTTCGATTCGCTCTTCGTGGGCGAGCACAGCCACATTCCCGCCGACCGGCAGTCGCCGTACCCGGCGGGTGGCGAGCTGCCGCGGATGTACTACCGGATGTACGACCCGTTCGTGGCGCTGACCGCCGCGGCTTCGGTGACGTCGACGTTGCTGCTGGGCACCGGCGTCGCCCTGCTCGCGCAGCGCGACCCGATCCAGACCGCGAAGGAGGTCGCCTCGCTCGACCACCTCTCGGGTGGGCGGGTGCTGTTCGGTGTCGGCGCGGGCTGGAACCTCGAGGAGATGCGCGACCACGGCACCGACCCGGACACCCGGGGCCGGCTGCTCGACGAGCGGCTCGACGCGATGAAGCAGCTGTGGACGGCGGAAGAAGCCACGTTCCACGGCGAGTTCACGCACTTCGACCGCGCCGTCGCGTACCCGAAGCCGGTGCAGGCCCCGCACCCGCCGATCTACATCGGTGGCAACAGCAAGTACGCGGCCCGGCGCGCTGGCCGGCACGGCGGGGTGTGGATGCCGAACTCCGTGGTCGTGCCCGAACGCGTCGGGAAGCTGATGGCCCTGCGCGACGAAGTGGCACCGGGCGCCCCGGTGTCGGTGTTCGCGGTGGGCACCAAGAACGAGGCTCTGCTGGAGGCCTACGTGGAGGCGGGCGTGGAGCGCATCACGATCCTGCTCGGCACGCGGCCCGAAGCGGAGACCCTGAGCAGGCTCGACGCCCTGGTGAAGGTCGTCGAAAAGTACCGGTGA
- a CDS encoding LLM class F420-dependent oxidoreductase, which produces MDFGISTFVTDEGIRPDVLGEAMEERGFDSLFLAEHSHIPVDRQSPYPGGGDLPRKYYRTLDPFVALAAAAVNTSELVLGTGIALLIQRDLIHTAKEVASLDLVSRGRVAFGVGVGWNREEMANHGTDPKTRGALIDEQLGALKAIWTQEEAEFHGKHVDFDPIFAWPKPVQTPHPPIYIGGESPAALKRLAAYGDAWLPRQQTPSEEIRRVREWLAEQGRTDVPFTVFGGAADTGAVKRFAAAGVERYTFMLPTLPEAETLSALDDLARLAADHR; this is translated from the coding sequence ATGGACTTCGGGATCTCCACGTTCGTGACCGACGAAGGCATCCGCCCCGACGTGCTGGGCGAGGCGATGGAAGAGCGGGGCTTCGATTCGCTGTTCCTGGCCGAGCATTCGCACATCCCGGTGGACCGGCAGAGCCCGTACCCCGGGGGTGGGGACCTGCCGCGGAAGTACTACCGCACGCTGGACCCGTTCGTGGCCCTCGCGGCGGCCGCGGTGAACACGTCGGAGCTGGTGCTCGGCACGGGCATCGCGTTGCTGATCCAGCGCGACCTGATCCACACGGCCAAGGAGGTCGCGTCGCTCGACCTGGTGTCGCGCGGACGGGTGGCGTTCGGCGTCGGTGTGGGCTGGAACCGCGAGGAGATGGCGAACCACGGCACCGATCCGAAGACCCGCGGCGCGCTGATCGACGAGCAGCTCGGGGCGCTCAAGGCGATCTGGACGCAGGAGGAGGCCGAGTTCCACGGCAAGCACGTGGACTTCGACCCGATCTTCGCGTGGCCCAAGCCGGTGCAGACCCCGCACCCGCCGATCTACATCGGGGGCGAGAGCCCCGCCGCGCTCAAGCGCCTGGCCGCCTACGGCGACGCGTGGCTGCCGCGGCAGCAGACGCCGAGCGAGGAGATCCGGCGGGTGCGCGAGTGGCTGGCGGAGCAGGGCCGCACCGACGTGCCCTTCACCGTTTTCGGTGGCGCGGCCGACACCGGCGCGGTCAAGCGGTTCGCCGCCGCCGGCGTGGAGCGCTACACGTTCATGCTGCCGACACTGCCCGAGGCCGAGACGCTCAGCGCGCTCGACGACCTCGCCCGGCTCGCGGCGGACCACCGGTGA
- a CDS encoding class I SAM-dependent methyltransferase, with protein MSKPGMKPEDVDFEQVYRGAAPLGPRIPWDVGSPQPAVVALADAGEFTGEVLDIGCGLGDNAAFLASRGLSVTGLDRAPSALEQARARAAAKGVDVTFAVADATKLEGWEGRFDTVLDSALYHCLREPQRHEYLAALTRATRPGARLHLFCFSEEVPESFPGPFRISEANLRETVAKDWTIDRLEPTRYATSFTREELGASVRMFAEGNPGAGDLDRLETDAQGRVQAPAWHLAAHRS; from the coding sequence ATGAGCAAACCGGGCATGAAACCCGAAGACGTCGATTTCGAACAGGTCTACCGCGGTGCCGCCCCGCTCGGCCCACGGATCCCCTGGGACGTCGGCTCGCCGCAGCCCGCGGTCGTCGCGCTGGCCGATGCGGGCGAGTTCACCGGCGAGGTGCTCGACATCGGCTGCGGACTCGGTGACAACGCCGCGTTCCTCGCTTCGCGCGGACTGTCCGTCACCGGTCTGGACCGCGCGCCCTCCGCGCTCGAGCAGGCCCGCGCCCGCGCAGCCGCGAAGGGCGTCGACGTGACGTTCGCGGTCGCCGACGCGACGAAACTCGAAGGCTGGGAAGGCCGCTTCGACACGGTGCTCGACAGCGCGCTCTACCACTGCCTGCGCGAACCGCAGCGGCACGAGTACCTCGCCGCGCTGACCCGCGCTACCCGGCCCGGCGCCCGGCTGCACCTGTTCTGCTTCTCCGAAGAGGTGCCGGAATCGTTCCCCGGGCCGTTCCGGATCAGCGAGGCCAACCTGCGCGAGACCGTCGCGAAGGATTGGACGATCGACCGCCTCGAACCCACCCGCTACGCCACGTCGTTCACCCGGGAAGAGCTCGGCGCGAGCGTGCGGATGTTCGCCGAGGGCAACCCCGGCGCCGGTGACCTCGACCGCCTGGAGACCGACGCGCAGGGCCGCGTCCAGGCACCGGCCTGGCACCTGGCCGCCCACCGCTCCTGA
- the icmF gene encoding fused isobutyryl-CoA mutase/GTPase IcmF produces the protein MSSDLYRPENPVRFVTASSLFDGHDASINIMRRILQSQGAEVVHLGHNRSVDEVATAAITEDVQGVAISAYQGGHVEYFSYLVELLRERGAGHIKVFGGGGGVIVREEIDLLHSRGVARIFSPEDGYEMGLPGMINSMIKACDVDLAAQPPASVDKLLSGDVPALARVITQLQREKLTDEWLTAITEAANKREVPVLGITGTGGSGKSSLTDELIRRFRLDQEDKLRIAVLAVDPSRRKGGGALLGDRIRMNCLAPGGLGAAPVYFRSLATRTTSGEIPIGLRESILACKAAGYDLVIVETPGIGQGDAGIVDYVDESLYVMTPEFGAASQLEKIDMLDFADVVAINKFERRGAEDARRDVARQLVRNREAFSEGPEDMPVYGTSAAKFNDDGVTALYQHLRDQLAERGLSVSAGTLPAVEGKVSTDASTIIPGNRVRYLSEIADTVRGYHDQTAKQVAAVRKREHLAAAKAALSELDTADASTDAIDGLLAAAESDVDGESTKLLERFHELAEEYRGDELVVKVRDRELRTQLWRDTLSGNRIPRVALPRYTEPGELLSFLRRENLPGYFPYTAGVFPFKRDGEDPARMFAGEGDAYRTNRRFKLLSADSEAKRLSTAFDSVTLYGHDPDTRPDIYGKVGTSGVSIASIEDMKVLYDGFDLTAPNTSVSMTINGPAPTILAFFLNTAIDQKLDAFRAEHGREPSDAEAAELREWALKNVRGTVQADILKEDQGQNTCIFSTEFSLRMMADIQEWFIEHGVRNFYSVSISGYHIAEAGANPISQLAFTLSNGFTYVESYLARGMDIDDFAPNLSFFFSNGMDAEYSVLGRVARRIWAVAMRERYGANERSQKLKYHVQTSGRSLHAQEMSFNDIRTTLQALCALYDNANSLHTNAYDEAITTPSESSVRRAMAIQMIINKEWGLSKNENPLQGSFVIDELTDLVEEAVLAEFDRISERGGVLGAMETGYQRGKIQDESILYERKKHDGSLPIVGVNTFRNPRAADDEVEVELARATEDEKKSQLDRLADFQHRHQEEAQQALKALREAATRGGNLFGVLVDAARVCTLGQITEAFFEVGGQYRRNV, from the coding sequence ATGAGCAGCGACCTGTACCGTCCCGAGAACCCGGTCCGGTTCGTCACCGCGTCGAGCCTGTTCGACGGCCACGACGCCTCGATCAACATCATGCGGCGCATCCTGCAGTCGCAGGGTGCCGAGGTCGTGCACCTCGGGCACAACCGCTCGGTCGACGAGGTGGCGACCGCCGCCATCACCGAGGACGTGCAGGGCGTGGCCATCTCCGCGTACCAGGGCGGGCACGTCGAGTACTTCTCCTACCTCGTGGAGCTGCTGCGCGAACGCGGCGCCGGGCACATCAAGGTGTTCGGCGGCGGGGGTGGGGTGATCGTCCGCGAGGAGATCGACCTGCTGCACTCCCGCGGCGTGGCCCGGATCTTCTCGCCCGAAGACGGCTACGAGATGGGCCTGCCGGGCATGATCAACTCGATGATCAAGGCGTGCGACGTCGACCTCGCCGCGCAGCCGCCCGCCTCTGTCGACAAGCTGCTCTCCGGCGACGTACCGGCCCTCGCGCGCGTGATCACGCAGCTGCAGCGCGAGAAGCTCACCGACGAGTGGCTGACGGCCATCACCGAGGCCGCGAACAAGCGCGAGGTGCCGGTGCTCGGCATCACCGGCACCGGCGGCTCGGGCAAGTCGTCGCTCACCGACGAGCTCATCCGCCGCTTCCGGCTCGACCAGGAGGACAAGCTGCGGATCGCGGTGCTCGCCGTGGACCCGTCGCGCCGCAAGGGCGGCGGCGCCCTGCTGGGCGACCGCATCCGGATGAACTGCCTCGCGCCCGGTGGTCTCGGCGCGGCGCCGGTGTACTTCCGCTCGCTCGCCACGCGCACGACCAGCGGCGAGATCCCGATCGGGCTGCGGGAGTCGATCCTCGCGTGCAAGGCCGCTGGCTACGACCTGGTGATCGTCGAGACGCCGGGCATCGGCCAGGGTGACGCCGGCATCGTGGACTACGTGGACGAGTCGCTGTACGTGATGACGCCGGAGTTCGGCGCCGCGTCGCAGCTGGAGAAGATCGACATGCTCGACTTCGCCGACGTCGTCGCCATCAACAAGTTCGAGCGCCGCGGGGCCGAAGACGCCCGCCGCGACGTCGCGCGCCAGCTGGTGCGCAACCGCGAGGCCTTCTCCGAGGGGCCCGAGGACATGCCGGTGTACGGCACGAGCGCCGCGAAGTTCAACGACGACGGTGTGACGGCGCTCTACCAGCACCTGCGCGACCAGTTGGCCGAGCGCGGGTTGTCGGTGTCGGCGGGGACGCTGCCGGCCGTCGAGGGCAAGGTGTCCACCGACGCCAGCACGATCATCCCGGGCAACCGTGTGCGCTACCTGTCGGAGATCGCCGACACCGTGCGCGGGTACCACGACCAGACCGCGAAGCAGGTCGCCGCCGTGCGCAAACGCGAGCACCTGGCCGCTGCGAAGGCCGCGCTGTCCGAGCTGGACACAGCGGACGCCTCGACCGACGCGATCGACGGCCTGCTCGCCGCCGCAGAGTCCGATGTGGACGGCGAATCGACGAAGCTGCTGGAGCGCTTCCACGAGCTCGCCGAGGAATACCGCGGCGACGAACTCGTGGTGAAGGTCCGCGACCGGGAACTGCGCACGCAGCTGTGGCGCGACACGTTGTCGGGCAACCGGATCCCGCGCGTCGCGTTGCCGCGCTACACCGAGCCCGGAGAGCTGCTGTCGTTCCTGCGCCGGGAGAACCTGCCCGGCTACTTCCCCTACACGGCCGGCGTGTTCCCGTTCAAGCGCGACGGCGAGGACCCGGCGCGCATGTTCGCGGGTGAGGGCGACGCGTACCGCACCAACCGCCGGTTCAAGCTGCTGTCAGCCGACTCCGAGGCCAAGCGCCTGTCGACGGCCTTCGACTCGGTGACGCTCTACGGCCACGACCCCGACACGCGTCCGGACATCTACGGCAAGGTCGGCACGTCCGGCGTCTCGATCGCGTCGATCGAGGACATGAAGGTGCTCTACGACGGGTTCGACCTCACCGCACCGAACACGTCGGTGTCGATGACCATCAACGGCCCGGCCCCGACGATCCTCGCGTTCTTCCTCAACACGGCGATCGACCAGAAGCTCGACGCGTTCCGCGCCGAGCACGGCCGCGAGCCGTCCGACGCCGAGGCCGCCGAGCTGCGCGAGTGGGCGCTGAAGAACGTGCGCGGCACCGTGCAGGCCGACATCCTCAAGGAGGACCAGGGGCAGAACACCTGCATCTTCTCCACGGAGTTCAGCCTGCGCATGATGGCGGACATCCAGGAGTGGTTCATCGAGCACGGCGTGCGCAACTTCTACTCCGTGTCGATCTCCGGCTACCACATCGCCGAGGCCGGCGCGAACCCCATCTCGCAGCTGGCGTTCACGCTGTCCAACGGCTTCACCTACGTCGAGTCGTACCTCGCGCGCGGCATGGACATCGACGACTTCGCGCCGAACCTGTCGTTCTTCTTCTCCAACGGCATGGACGCGGAGTACTCGGTGCTCGGCCGCGTGGCGCGGCGGATCTGGGCCGTGGCCATGCGCGAGCGCTACGGCGCCAACGAGCGGTCGCAGAAGCTCAAGTACCACGTGCAGACCTCGGGCCGGTCGCTGCACGCGCAGGAGATGAGCTTCAACGACATCCGCACCACGCTGCAGGCCCTGTGCGCGCTCTACGACAACGCGAACTCGTTGCACACCAACGCTTACGACGAGGCGATCACCACGCCGTCGGAGTCGTCGGTGCGCCGCGCGATGGCGATCCAGATGATCATCAACAAGGAGTGGGGCCTGTCGAAGAACGAGAACCCGCTGCAGGGTTCGTTCGTCATCGACGAGCTGACCGACCTGGTCGAGGAAGCCGTGCTCGCCGAGTTCGACCGGATCTCCGAGCGGGGCGGTGTGCTCGGCGCGATGGAGACCGGCTACCAGCGCGGCAAGATCCAGGACGAGTCGATCCTGTACGAGCGCAAAAAGCACGACGGGTCGCTGCCGATCGTCGGCGTCAACACGTTCCGCAACCCGCGTGCGGCCGACGACGAGGTCGAGGTGGAGCTGGCGCGCGCGACGGAGGACGAGAAGAAGTCGCAGCTCGACCGGCTGGCCGACTTCCAGCACCGCCACCAGGAGGAGGCCCAGCAGGCGCTCAAGGCGCTGCGCGAGGCCGCGACCCGCGGCGGCAACCTGTTCGGCGTGCTGGTGGACGCGGCGCGGGTGTGCACGCTCGGCCAGATCACCGAAGCGTTCTTCGAGGTGGGCGGCCAGTACCGCCGCAACGTCTGA
- a CDS encoding helix-turn-helix transcriptional regulator, translating to MATDQLSTTFAALADPTRRAILARLSRGEATVNELAEPFAVSLQAVSKHLKVLEHAGLITRGRTRQWRPCRLEARPLEHVADWVGEYRQFWEAGFDRLDEHLRLLQEPRRETEG from the coding sequence ATGGCCACTGACCAGCTCAGCACCACGTTCGCCGCGCTGGCGGACCCGACGCGGCGGGCCATCCTCGCCCGGCTCTCCCGCGGCGAAGCGACGGTGAACGAGCTGGCTGAGCCGTTCGCGGTGAGCCTGCAGGCCGTGTCGAAGCACCTGAAGGTGCTCGAGCACGCCGGCCTCATCACCCGCGGGCGCACGCGGCAGTGGCGCCCGTGCCGCCTCGAAGCGCGGCCGCTCGAGCACGTCGCCGACTGGGTGGGTGAGTACCGGCAGTTCTGGGAGGCGGGGTTCGACCGCTTGGACGAGCACCTGCGACTTTTGCAGGAGCCCCGGAGGGAGACCGAGGGATGA
- a CDS encoding SRPBCC domain-containing protein, translated as MTQRDLTITRVFDAPRELVFRAWTDPDHLASWLGPQDFAASVATLDLRPGGAWRARIHSEKHGVERWMQGAYREITPPERLVFTFSWDDPADEVGETVVTITLADVGDKTEMTFHQTPFPNEAERSGHRDGWNSTFEDLAHFLEEAR; from the coding sequence ATGACACAACGCGATCTCACCATCACGCGCGTGTTCGACGCCCCGCGTGAGCTGGTGTTCCGCGCGTGGACCGACCCGGACCACCTCGCGAGCTGGCTCGGCCCGCAGGACTTCGCCGCTTCGGTGGCGACGCTGGACCTGCGGCCCGGCGGCGCGTGGCGGGCGCGCATCCACAGTGAAAAACACGGCGTCGAACGGTGGATGCAGGGCGCCTACCGGGAGATAACCCCGCCCGAGCGGCTCGTCTTCACGTTCTCGTGGGACGACCCGGCCGACGAAGTGGGCGAAACTGTCGTGACCATCACGCTCGCCGACGTCGGCGACAAGACCGAGATGACGTTCCACCAGACGCCGTTCCCGAACGAAGCCGAGCGCTCCGGGCACCGGGACGGCTGGAACTCGACGTTCGAAGATCTCGCCCACTTCCTGGAGGAGGCCCGATGA